From Homo sapiens chromosome 6, GRCh38.p14 Primary Assembly, the proteins below share one genomic window:
- the ZBTB2 gene encoding zinc finger and BTB domain-containing protein 2 isoform X1, translated as MDLANHGLILLQQLNAQREFGFLCDCTVAIGDVYFKAHKSVLASFSNYFKMLFVHQTSECVRLKPTDIQPDIFSYLLHLMYTGKMAPQLIDPVRLEQGIKFLHAYPLIQEASLASQGAFSHPDQVFPLASSLYGIQIADHQLRQATKIASAPEKLGRDPRPQTSRISQEQVPEASQLSQLTSNLAQVNRTNMTPSDPLQTSLSPELVSTPVPPPPPGEETNLEASSSDEQPASLTIAHVKPSIMKRNGSFPKYYACHLCGRRFTLRSSLREHLQIHTGVPFTSSQQGESRVPLTLCSNAADLGKDAMEVPEAGMISDSELQHISDSPIIDGQQQSETPPPSDIADIDNLEQADQEREVKRRKYECTICGRKFIQKSHWREHMYIHTGKPFKCSTCDKSFCRANQAARHVCLNQSIDTYTMVDKQTLELCTFEEGSQMDNMLVQTNKPYKCNLCDKTFSTPNEVVKHSCQNQNSDVFALDEGRSILLGSGDSEVTEPDHPVLASIKKEQETVLLD; from the exons atggatttggCCAACCATGGACTTATTCTACTGCAACAGTTAAACGCTCAGCGAGAGTTTGGTTTCCTGTGTGACTGCACGGTTGCAATCGGCGATGTATACTTCAAGGCACACAAATCAGTTCTTGCTTCATTCTCCAATTACTTTAAGATGTTGTTTGTCCATCAGACCAG TGAGTGTGTCCGCTTGAAACCAACTGACATACAGCCCGACATCTTCAGCTATCTCTTACACTTGATGTACACTGGGAAGATGGCGCCTCAGCTCATCGACCCGGTTCGATTAGAACAGGGCATCAAGTTTCTGCACGCCTACCCGCTCATTCAGGAAGCCAGCCTCGCCAGCCAGGGAGCCTTTTCTCACCCTGACCAAGTTTTCCCACTGGCTTCTTCATTGTATGGCATTCAGATTGCAGATCATCAGTTGAGACAAGCCACCAAGATTGCTTCAGCACCTGAAAAACTCGGGCGAGATCCACGGCCACAGACCTCCAGGATAAGCCAGGAGCAGGTCCCTGAGGCCTCACAGCTCTCCCAGCTGACTTCAAATCTGGCCCAGGTGAATCGGACAAATATGACTCCCTCAGACCCCCTGCAGACCTCGCTGTCTCCAGAACTTGTTTCCACTCCtgttcctccccctcctcccggGGAGGAGACCAATCTGGAAGCATCTTCCTCCGATGAGCAGCCTGCGTCCCTCACAATAGCCCACGTCAAGCCAAGCATCATGAAGAGGAATGGGAGCTTTCCAAAGTACTATGCCTGCCACCTGTGTGGACGGCGCTTCACTCTCCGGAGCAGCTTACGTGAACACCTCCAGATCCACACAGGAGTACCTTTCACATCTAGCCAACAGGGAGAAAGTCGCGTCCCCCTGACTCTCTGTAGCAATGCAGCTGACCTCGGGAAAGATGCCATGGAAGTGCCTGAAGCCGGGATGATAAGTGACAGTGAGCTGCAGCACATCTCTGATTCTCCCATCATCGATGGGCAGCAGCAGTCGGAAACCCCACCCCCCTCAGACATTGCTGACATTGACAACCTGGAGCAGGCCGACCAGGAGAGGGAGGTGAAGAGGCGGAAGTACGAGTGCACAATATGTGGACGCAAATTTATCCAGAAAAGCCACTGGAGGgaacacatgtacatacacaccgGGAAGCCTTTCAAGTGCAGCACTTGTGACAAAAGCTTTTGCAGGGCCAACCAGGCTGCCCGCCACGTGTGCCTCAACCAGAGCATCGACACTTACACCATGGTGGACAAACAGACTCTGGAACTCTGCACATTTGAGGAAGGGAGTCAGATGGACAACATGCTggtgcaaacaaacaaaccctacaAATGCAACTTGTGTGACAAAACATTCTCCACTCCCAATGAGGTTGTTAAACATTCATGCCAAAACCAGAACTCGGATGTTTTTGCCCTAGACGAAGGGCGATCCATTCTCCTGGGCAGTGGGGACTCGGAAGTAACGGAGCCTGACCACCCAGTGTTAGCTTCCATCAAAAAGGAACAAGAAACCGTCTTACTAGACTGA
- the ZBTB2 gene encoding zinc finger and BTB domain-containing protein 2 isoform X2 yields the protein MYTGKMAPQLIDPVRLEQGIKFLHAYPLIQEASLASQGAFSHPDQVFPLASSLYGIQIADHQLRQATKIASAPEKLGRDPRPQTSRISQEQVPEASQLSQLTSNLAQVNRTNMTPSDPLQTSLSPELVSTPVPPPPPGEETNLEASSSDEQPASLTIAHVKPSIMKRNGSFPKYYACHLCGRRFTLRSSLREHLQIHTGVPFTSSQQGESRVPLTLCSNAADLGKDAMEVPEAGMISDSELQHISDSPIIDGQQQSETPPPSDIADIDNLEQADQEREVKRRKYECTICGRKFIQKSHWREHMYIHTGKPFKCSTCDKSFCRANQAARHVCLNQSIDTYTMVDKQTLELCTFEEGSQMDNMLVQTNKPYKCNLCDKTFSTPNEVVKHSCQNQNSDVFALDEGRSILLGSGDSEVTEPDHPVLASIKKEQETVLLD from the coding sequence ATGTACACTGGGAAGATGGCGCCTCAGCTCATCGACCCGGTTCGATTAGAACAGGGCATCAAGTTTCTGCACGCCTACCCGCTCATTCAGGAAGCCAGCCTCGCCAGCCAGGGAGCCTTTTCTCACCCTGACCAAGTTTTCCCACTGGCTTCTTCATTGTATGGCATTCAGATTGCAGATCATCAGTTGAGACAAGCCACCAAGATTGCTTCAGCACCTGAAAAACTCGGGCGAGATCCACGGCCACAGACCTCCAGGATAAGCCAGGAGCAGGTCCCTGAGGCCTCACAGCTCTCCCAGCTGACTTCAAATCTGGCCCAGGTGAATCGGACAAATATGACTCCCTCAGACCCCCTGCAGACCTCGCTGTCTCCAGAACTTGTTTCCACTCCtgttcctccccctcctcccggGGAGGAGACCAATCTGGAAGCATCTTCCTCCGATGAGCAGCCTGCGTCCCTCACAATAGCCCACGTCAAGCCAAGCATCATGAAGAGGAATGGGAGCTTTCCAAAGTACTATGCCTGCCACCTGTGTGGACGGCGCTTCACTCTCCGGAGCAGCTTACGTGAACACCTCCAGATCCACACAGGAGTACCTTTCACATCTAGCCAACAGGGAGAAAGTCGCGTCCCCCTGACTCTCTGTAGCAATGCAGCTGACCTCGGGAAAGATGCCATGGAAGTGCCTGAAGCCGGGATGATAAGTGACAGTGAGCTGCAGCACATCTCTGATTCTCCCATCATCGATGGGCAGCAGCAGTCGGAAACCCCACCCCCCTCAGACATTGCTGACATTGACAACCTGGAGCAGGCCGACCAGGAGAGGGAGGTGAAGAGGCGGAAGTACGAGTGCACAATATGTGGACGCAAATTTATCCAGAAAAGCCACTGGAGGgaacacatgtacatacacaccgGGAAGCCTTTCAAGTGCAGCACTTGTGACAAAAGCTTTTGCAGGGCCAACCAGGCTGCCCGCCACGTGTGCCTCAACCAGAGCATCGACACTTACACCATGGTGGACAAACAGACTCTGGAACTCTGCACATTTGAGGAAGGGAGTCAGATGGACAACATGCTggtgcaaacaaacaaaccctacaAATGCAACTTGTGTGACAAAACATTCTCCACTCCCAATGAGGTTGTTAAACATTCATGCCAAAACCAGAACTCGGATGTTTTTGCCCTAGACGAAGGGCGATCCATTCTCCTGGGCAGTGGGGACTCGGAAGTAACGGAGCCTGACCACCCAGTGTTAGCTTCCATCAAAAAGGAACAAGAAACCGTCTTACTAGACTGA